The following are from one region of the Sorghum bicolor cultivar BTx623 chromosome 2, Sorghum_bicolor_NCBIv3, whole genome shotgun sequence genome:
- the LOC8080714 gene encoding uncharacterized protein LOC8080714, with translation MPFLSTPSFDLSAGAEPTLGPRPAAPPPPPTGAAHQHQQPPVSEAAARRLREAEERLREAIEELHRHQGGGGGKGEGDEQLEGERGCGHDGESCAAHAAGNLCQSFLLSYGVRVGIGILLRAFKLVRRRSYGSLLDLKQLVSEKDLIVREEACRVGLLFGGFTGSYHALRCFLRRFRKKETPYNAILAGSVAGLAILALDDSSRRRTLSLYLLARLAQCAYNSAKSKNKFHFWGSHWRHGDALLFSLACAQVMYAFVMRPESLPKSYQEFILKTGPVAEPVYKAVRECCRGGPVDLTALSAYLSNKRNLDLINLTTNPSIIPCSAIHPDRASCLAQNINVVSSTFKKTFPLYFSLTFVPFVVLRLQKFLESPTATCWRALVGAVRSTTFLSAFVTIFQAAICLHRKVANKDHKLVYWFAGLMSGLSILLEKKARRAELALYVLPRAGDSLWYILINRHLLPNIKNAEVALFCMCMGGIMYFLEYEPDTMAPFLRGLIRRFLASKISNPSPPPPDRNASYSYLQTLNALEQSRTQPGVDNGLTTSEKYNLESIPGL, from the exons ATGCCGTTCCTCTCGACGCCGTCGTTCGACCTCTCCGCCGGCGCGGAGCCAACCCTGGGCCCGCGCCCAGCGGCCCCGCCGCCTCCACCCACCGGGGCCGCGCATCAGCATCAGCAGCCGCCGGTGTCCGAGGCGGCGGCCCGGCGGCTGCGGGaggcggaggagcggctgcggGAAGCCATCGAGGAGCTCCACCGGCaccagggcggcggcggcggtaagGGAGAGGGTGACGAGCAGCTGGAGGGAGAGCGGGGGTGCGGCCACGACGGGGAGTCGTGCGCGGCGCACGCCGCGGGGAACCTGTGCCAGAGCTTCCTGCTCTCCTACGGCGTCCGCGTCGGCATCGGCATCCTCCTCCGCGCTTTCAAGCTCGTGCGCCGCAGGTCCTATGGCTCGCTCCTCGACCTTAAG CAACTGGTTTCGGAGAAAGATCTTATAGTGAGAGAGGAGGCTTGCCGGGTAGGGTTGCTTTTTGGTGGATTCACCGGATCATATCATGCACTTCGATGTTTCCTTAGGAGATTTAGGAAAAAGGAGACACCATACAATGC AATATTAGCAGGTTCGGTGGCAGGATTGGCCATACTAGCACTGGATGATTCAAGTAGGAGGCGTACTCTATCTCTGTATCTTCTAGCGAGGCTTGCTCAG TGTGCATATAATTCTGCGAAATCTAAGAACAAATTTCATTTTTGGGGAAGCCATTGGAGACATGGAGATGCATTGCTTTTTTCATTGGCATGTGCCCAG GTTATGTATGCTTTTGTTATGAGGCCTGAAAGCTTACCTAAGTCGTACCAAGAATTTATCCTTAAGACAGGACCAGTAGCAGAACCTGTCTACAAGGCTGTCAGAGAATGCTGCAGAGGTGGTCCTGTGGATCTAACTGCCCTCTCAGCCTATTTATCAAATAAGCGGAATCTGGATTTGATAAATTTAACAACAAATCCATCCATTATCCCCTGTTCTGCGATCCATCCTGACAGAGCATCATGCTTGGCTCAAAATATTAATGTTGTTTCATCAACATTCAAGAAAACATTCCCTCTATATTTCTCATTGACATTTGTGCCCTTTGTTGTCCTACGTCTTCAAAAG TTCTTGGAATCACCGACTGCAACTTGTTGGCGTGCTCTTGTGGGTGCAGTTCGCTCCACCACCTTTTTGTCTGCCTTTGTCACTATATTCCAG GCTGCTATATGTTTGCACCGAAAAGTTGCGAACAAAGACCACAAACTTGTATATTGGTTTGCTGGTTTGATGTCGGGTCTTTCAATTCTTTTGGAAAAGAAAGCTAGAAGGGCTGAGCTAGCCCTCTATGTGCTTCCCCGTGCTGGAGATTCTCTATGGTATATATTGATCAATCGCCACCTGCTCCCAAATATTAAAAATGCTGAG GTGGCTCTCTTCTGCATGTGCATGGGAGGAATCATGTATTTTCTGGAGTACGAGCCAGACACAATGGCTCCATTCCTCAGAGGGCTCATCAGGCGCTTCCTGGCAAGCAAAATCAGCAATCCAAGCCCTCCGCCTCCCGATCGCAACGCTTCCTACTCATACCTTCAGACGCTGAATGCTCTGGAGCAATCAAGAACCCAGCCAGGGGTGGATAACGGACTGACGACATCGGAGAAATATAACCTTGAATCAATTCCTGGACTTTAG
- the LOC8077472 gene encoding ATP-dependent DNA helicase SRS2-like protein At4g25120 isoform X2: MSRWKENGSPLPLYPSGASNPSHLLPCKRPLQSPSPCPPPRRPLVDITSNALEQRGGYGYTTPLAKPSRPCGLLHDDEDDMNEAFLREVDAICEEHARSTAKKEKEKKAAEEHKGTGEAPVAAAAGTIDAAGTEIATLDDAFWEEVSAICEECDAQSAAKSQEGTKEEEEEEESLVLSCGDASLPPAISITAEGVEFEDAFWKINAVSEDHSTKAHAKYQEGLKGMEEKDGLIALCGDPSVSPVISIAKGDGELVDALFGEVGASIHEGHADISAAKVQEEQQDMELEKEEDEVCAPKKYYEYLHSLNDRQKEAACNDVAVPLMIVAGPGSGKTSTMVGRVLTLLKEGIPPSNILAMTFTTAAASEMRERIGTVVGKAVAKEIAISTFHSFCLQLCRTHAEKLGRTSEFIIYGHGQQRRAVIEAERLLENDKNNGVGDTTKQYDADIKNSFKDKAKKWQKFITQAKASGRTPEDYEMKGDLTGASVLRHYNEILRSCNALDYHDFINSSITLLTNFPEVYKECQDMWRAIVVDEFQDTSAMQYCLLKILASHNHITIVGDEDQSIFSFNGADVSGFDSFRRDFPDYKEIRLSKNYRSTRAIVEAATALIQNNSKRHHRKLVETDNPSGCKITVKECHSEDSQCAFVIDKIIETTSTTAEGCNFGNIAVLYRRQVTGKAFQVSFRNRKIPFNVHGVAFYRKKVIKAIMAILRTTLPGCDDGPWCQAFKALLPCDKEEKKKIIDHVEKISLARECSFISAATDIFSAKVSGTFKRSQITQGRKVLSTLDSLSKLVEREQSVSVIISSAGDMLPQKYLLEKRAVVDIDNGKLLNEDSDIRSVLQFLMDDVSDFLSTHFSSSVERSKTDEKGCASTLQAFIDYISLRETENFRSRKEENKNSITLTTIHQSKGLEWDVVFIVQANDSEIPLLHEYNCTVKEAGSTLEEERRLLYVAMTRARKKLYILHVTVDSNRQLLQPSRFLREIPVHLLEVQGEETLRKMPEQPSGDIPFDDSEGNISIGKPIMGQNEVSPYPELAQGCLANDFLRKFDIDDRSVVSHIFHNWGKKQAFQNPKRLLEKISFVIDERLRGKGYKRKDVLRKLKLFLSGDEALGYAQYVIKWEQIPIEKRSQLMRERQEHFQKQRIENSMGSSEPTAKQISYLRNLGCTITPTSRLHASNLIEKYKSL, from the exons aTGTCGCGCTGGAAGGAGAATGGCTCACCTCTCCCGCTCTACCCGAGCGGCGCCTCCAACCCCTCCCATCTCCTCCCCTGCAAGCGCCCGCTGCAATCACCATCCCCATGCCCACCGCCGCGCCGGCCGCTCGTCGACATCACTAGCAACGCGCTGGAGCAGCGGGGTGGGTACGGGTATACAACTCCCCTCGCGAAGCCTTCCAGGCCCTGCGGCCTTCTTCACGACGACGAAGATGACATGAACGAGGCATTCTTGCGGGAGGTGGACGCCATCTGTGAGGAGCACGCGCGGTCcacggccaagaaggagaaggagaagaaggcagCAGAGGAGCATAAGGGGACGGGCGAAGCGCCGGTCGCGGCGGCAGCGGGTACGATTGACGCTGCGGGAACAGAGATAGCAACG CTTGACGATGCTTTCTGGGAGGAGGTGAGCGCCATCTGTGAGGAGTGTGATGCCCAGTCTGCTGCCAAGAGCCAGGAGGGgacgaaggaagaagaagaggaggaggagagcttgGTGCTGTCCTGCGGTGATGCTTCGCTCCCCCCTGCTATTTCCATCACAGCGGAGGGTGTGGAG TTTGAAGATGCATTCTGGAAGATCAATGCCGTTAGTGAGGACCACAGCACCAAAGCTCATGCCAAGTATCAGGAGGGGCTCAAGGGGATGGAGGAGAAAGATGGATTGATAGCATTGTGCGGTGATCCTTCAGTTTCCCCAGTAATTTCCATTGCAAAGGGGGATGGAGAG CTTGTCGATGCACTCTTTGGGGAGGTTGGTGCCTCCATCCATGAGGGGCATGCTGATATCTCTGCTGCTAAGGTCCAGGAGGAGCAGCAAGATATGGAACTAGAAAAGGAGGAAGATGAAGTGTGTGCTCCAAAGAAGTACTATGAATATTTGCACTCCTTGAATGATAGGCAGAAGGAGGCTGCATGTAATGATGTGGCTGTTCCACTAATGATTGTTGCTGGTCCAGGAAGTGGAAAG ACTTCCACAATGGTTGGTAGGGTGCTCACACTTCTCAAAGAG GGAATTCCACCATCAAACATTCTTGCTATGACATTCACCACGGCTGCTGCCTCAGAAATGAGAGAACGGATAGGGACAGTGGTGGGAAAGGCAGTTGCCAAGGAGATCGCAATAAGCACATTTCACTCATTCTGCTTGCAGCTTTGCAGAACACATGCTGAAAA GCTAGGCCGCACATCTGAATTCATAATCTATGGACATGGACAACAACGAAGGGCGGTTATTGAGGCAGAGCGTCTATTGGAAAATGACAAAAATAATGGTGTTGGAGATACAACTAAACAGTATGATGCGGACATAAAAAATTCTTTCAAAGACAAAGCTAAAAAGTGGCAGAAATTTATTACACAG GCAAAAGCTTCAGGAAGAACTCCAGAGGACTATGAAATGAagggtgatttgacagga GCTTCTGTTCTTCGGCATTACAATGAAATATTAAGATCTTGTAATGCTCTTGATTATCATGATTTTATTAACTCATCCATAACCCTTCTCACGAACTTTCCTGAAG TATACAAAGAGTGTCAGGATATGTGGCGGGCAATTGTAGTTGATGAGTTTCAGGATACCAGTGCTATGCAGTATTGTCTTCTGAAGATTCTAGCTTCCCACAATCATATAACTATTGTCGGTGATGAAGATCAG TCCATCTTCAGTTTCAATGGTGCCGATGTATCTGGCTTCGATTCATTTCGTAGAGATTTTCCAGATTACAAAGAG ATCAGGTTGAGCAAGAATTACCGCTCCACACGTGCAATTGTTGAAGCAGCAACAGCTCTAATTCAGAACAACAGTAAGCGGCATCATCGTAAGCTTGTAGAGACCGACAACCCTTCTGGTTGTAAG ATCACTGTCAAGGAGTGCCACAGTGAAGATTCACAATGTGCCTTTGTTATTGACAAAATCATTGAAACTACGTCTACTACCGCTGAGGGGTGCAACTTTGGCAACATTGCTGTCCTATATCGAAGACAG GTAACTGGCAAAGCTTTCCAAGTCTCCTTCCGCAACAGGAAAATTCCCTTTAATGTTCATGGTGTGGCATTCTACAGGAAAAAG GTGATCAAAGCTATCATGGCAATACTTCGGACCACATTACCTGGTTGTGATGATGGCCCGTGGTGTCAAGCCTTCAAGGCTCTTTTACCTTGTGacaaagaagaaaagaagaag ATTATAGATCATGTTGAAAAGATTTCACTGGCTAGAGAGTGTAGTTTTATATCTGCTGCTACTGACATCTTCAGCGCTAAGGTCTCTGGTACCTTCAAAAG GTCCCAGATTACTCAAGGACGTAAGGTTTTATCGACTTTGGATAGCCTATCAAAACTTGTTGAAAGG GAACAATCAGTTTCAGTCATCATTTCCTCTGCGGGAGACATGCTACCTCAG AAATATCTCCTTGAGAAGCGTGCAGTTGTTGACATTGATAATGGCAAATTATTAAATGAAGATAGTGATATCAGATCG GTCCTTCAGTTTTTAATGGATGATGTGTCTGACTTCTTGTCAACACATTTTTCTAGTTCAGTGGAGAGAAGCAAGACTGACGAGAAAGGCTGTGCTTCTACACTTCAAGCTTTCATTGATTATATATCTTTGAGGGAAACCGAAAATTTTCGATCCCGAAAGGAGGAAAATAAGAATTCTATCACATTAACAACTATTCATCAG TCAAAAGGTTTGGAGTGGGATGTCGTGTTTATTGTGCAG GCAAATGATTCAGAAATTCCTTTGTTGCATGAGTACAATTGTACTGTGAAAGAAGCTGGAAGTACACTGGAG GAGGAGAGGAGGTTACTCTATGTTGCAATGACACGAGCTCGGAAAAAGCTGTACATCTTGCATGTTACAGTTGACTCTAACCGTCAG CTTCTGCAACCTTCACGTTTCCTCAGAGAAATTCCAGTTCACCTTCTTGAGGTGCAG GGCGAAGAGACTCTGAGAAAAATGCCTGAACAGCCTTCAGGTGATATTCCTTTTGATGACTCTGAAGGGAATATATCAATCGGAAAGCCAATTATGGGACAGAacgaagtttcaccttatccAGAACTGGCTCAAGGATGCCTTGCTAATGATTTCTTGAGAAA GTTTGACATTGATGATAGATCGGTAGTCTCACATATATTTCATAATTGGGGAAAGAAGCAGGCATTTCAAAATCCAAAGAGATTACTTGAAAAG ATCAGTTTTGTGATTGATGAACGCCTACGTGGTAAAGGATACAAGCGCAAG GATGTCTTGCGAAAACTGAAGTTGTTCCTAAGCGGTGATGAAGCATTGGGCTACGCACAATAT GTTATCAAGTGGGAACAGATTCCAATAGAGAAGCGGAGCCAGTTGATGAGAGAAAGGCAG GAACATTTCCAAAAGCAGAGGATTGAGAACTCTATGGGTTCGTCAGAACCCACAGCCAAGCAG ATATCGTACCTTCGAAACCTGGGGTGCACCATCACTCCGACTTCTCGCTTGCACGCATCAAATCTCATCGAAAAGTACAAATCACTCTGA
- the LOC8077472 gene encoding ATP-dependent DNA helicase SRS2-like protein At4g25120 isoform X1, with protein sequence MSRWKENGSPLPLYPSGASNPSHLLPCKRPLQSPSPCPPPRRPLVDITSNALEQRGGYGYTTPLAKPSRPCGLLHDDEDDMNEAFLREVDAICEEHARSTAKKEKEKKAAEEHKGTGEAPVAAAAGTIDAAGTEIATLDDAFWEEVSAICEECDAQSAAKSQEGTKEEEEEEESLVLSCGDASLPPAISITAEGVEFEDAFWKINAVSEDHSTKAHAKYQEGLKGMEEKDGLIALCGDPSVSPVISIAKGDGELVDALFGEVGASIHEGHADISAAKVQEEQQDMELEKEEDEVCAPKKYYEYLHSLNDRQKEAACNDVAVPLMIVAGPGSGKTSTMVGRVLTLLKEGIPPSNILAMTFTTAAASEMRERIGTVVGKAVAKEIAISTFHSFCLQLCRTHAEKLGRTSEFIIYGHGQQRRAVIEAERLLENDKNNGVGDTTKQYDADIKNSFKDKAKKWQKFITQAKASGRTPEDYEMKGDLTGASVLRHYNEILRSCNALDYHDFINSSITLLTNFPEVYKECQDMWRAIVVDEFQDTSAMQYCLLKILASHNHITIVGDEDQSIFSFNGADVSGFDSFRRDFPDYKEIRLSKNYRSTRAIVEAATALIQNNSKRHHRKLVETDNPSGCKITVKECHSEDSQCAFVIDKIIETTSTTAEGCNFGNIAVLYRRQVTGKAFQVSFRNRKIPFNVHGVAFYRKKVIKAIMAILRTTLPGCDDGPWCQAFKALLPCDKEEKKKIIDHVEKISLARECSFISAATDIFSAKVSGTFKRSQITQGRKVLSTLDSLSKLVEREQSVSVIISSAGDMLPQKYLLEKRAVVDIDNGKLLNEDSDIRSVLQFLMDDVSDFLSTHFSSSVERSKTDEKGCASTLQAFIDYISLRETENFRSRKEENKNSITLTTIHQSKGLEWDVVFIVQANDSEIPLLHEYNCTVKEAGSTLEEERRLLYVAMTRARKKLYILHVTVDSNRQLLQPSRFLREIPVHLLEVQGEETLRKMPEQPSGDIPFDDSEGNISIGKPIMGQNEVSPYPELAQGCLANDFLRKFDIDDRSVVSHIFHNWGKKQAFQNPKRLLEKISFVIDERLRGKGYKRKDVLRKLKLFLSGDEALGYAQYVIKWEQIPIEKRSQLMRERNISKSRGLRTLWVRQNPQPSRYRTFETWGAPSLRLLACTHQISSKSTNHSDLVDGICARTIRPYTLYVYVHAVYTMNVAVSTPL encoded by the exons aTGTCGCGCTGGAAGGAGAATGGCTCACCTCTCCCGCTCTACCCGAGCGGCGCCTCCAACCCCTCCCATCTCCTCCCCTGCAAGCGCCCGCTGCAATCACCATCCCCATGCCCACCGCCGCGCCGGCCGCTCGTCGACATCACTAGCAACGCGCTGGAGCAGCGGGGTGGGTACGGGTATACAACTCCCCTCGCGAAGCCTTCCAGGCCCTGCGGCCTTCTTCACGACGACGAAGATGACATGAACGAGGCATTCTTGCGGGAGGTGGACGCCATCTGTGAGGAGCACGCGCGGTCcacggccaagaaggagaaggagaagaaggcagCAGAGGAGCATAAGGGGACGGGCGAAGCGCCGGTCGCGGCGGCAGCGGGTACGATTGACGCTGCGGGAACAGAGATAGCAACG CTTGACGATGCTTTCTGGGAGGAGGTGAGCGCCATCTGTGAGGAGTGTGATGCCCAGTCTGCTGCCAAGAGCCAGGAGGGgacgaaggaagaagaagaggaggaggagagcttgGTGCTGTCCTGCGGTGATGCTTCGCTCCCCCCTGCTATTTCCATCACAGCGGAGGGTGTGGAG TTTGAAGATGCATTCTGGAAGATCAATGCCGTTAGTGAGGACCACAGCACCAAAGCTCATGCCAAGTATCAGGAGGGGCTCAAGGGGATGGAGGAGAAAGATGGATTGATAGCATTGTGCGGTGATCCTTCAGTTTCCCCAGTAATTTCCATTGCAAAGGGGGATGGAGAG CTTGTCGATGCACTCTTTGGGGAGGTTGGTGCCTCCATCCATGAGGGGCATGCTGATATCTCTGCTGCTAAGGTCCAGGAGGAGCAGCAAGATATGGAACTAGAAAAGGAGGAAGATGAAGTGTGTGCTCCAAAGAAGTACTATGAATATTTGCACTCCTTGAATGATAGGCAGAAGGAGGCTGCATGTAATGATGTGGCTGTTCCACTAATGATTGTTGCTGGTCCAGGAAGTGGAAAG ACTTCCACAATGGTTGGTAGGGTGCTCACACTTCTCAAAGAG GGAATTCCACCATCAAACATTCTTGCTATGACATTCACCACGGCTGCTGCCTCAGAAATGAGAGAACGGATAGGGACAGTGGTGGGAAAGGCAGTTGCCAAGGAGATCGCAATAAGCACATTTCACTCATTCTGCTTGCAGCTTTGCAGAACACATGCTGAAAA GCTAGGCCGCACATCTGAATTCATAATCTATGGACATGGACAACAACGAAGGGCGGTTATTGAGGCAGAGCGTCTATTGGAAAATGACAAAAATAATGGTGTTGGAGATACAACTAAACAGTATGATGCGGACATAAAAAATTCTTTCAAAGACAAAGCTAAAAAGTGGCAGAAATTTATTACACAG GCAAAAGCTTCAGGAAGAACTCCAGAGGACTATGAAATGAagggtgatttgacagga GCTTCTGTTCTTCGGCATTACAATGAAATATTAAGATCTTGTAATGCTCTTGATTATCATGATTTTATTAACTCATCCATAACCCTTCTCACGAACTTTCCTGAAG TATACAAAGAGTGTCAGGATATGTGGCGGGCAATTGTAGTTGATGAGTTTCAGGATACCAGTGCTATGCAGTATTGTCTTCTGAAGATTCTAGCTTCCCACAATCATATAACTATTGTCGGTGATGAAGATCAG TCCATCTTCAGTTTCAATGGTGCCGATGTATCTGGCTTCGATTCATTTCGTAGAGATTTTCCAGATTACAAAGAG ATCAGGTTGAGCAAGAATTACCGCTCCACACGTGCAATTGTTGAAGCAGCAACAGCTCTAATTCAGAACAACAGTAAGCGGCATCATCGTAAGCTTGTAGAGACCGACAACCCTTCTGGTTGTAAG ATCACTGTCAAGGAGTGCCACAGTGAAGATTCACAATGTGCCTTTGTTATTGACAAAATCATTGAAACTACGTCTACTACCGCTGAGGGGTGCAACTTTGGCAACATTGCTGTCCTATATCGAAGACAG GTAACTGGCAAAGCTTTCCAAGTCTCCTTCCGCAACAGGAAAATTCCCTTTAATGTTCATGGTGTGGCATTCTACAGGAAAAAG GTGATCAAAGCTATCATGGCAATACTTCGGACCACATTACCTGGTTGTGATGATGGCCCGTGGTGTCAAGCCTTCAAGGCTCTTTTACCTTGTGacaaagaagaaaagaagaag ATTATAGATCATGTTGAAAAGATTTCACTGGCTAGAGAGTGTAGTTTTATATCTGCTGCTACTGACATCTTCAGCGCTAAGGTCTCTGGTACCTTCAAAAG GTCCCAGATTACTCAAGGACGTAAGGTTTTATCGACTTTGGATAGCCTATCAAAACTTGTTGAAAGG GAACAATCAGTTTCAGTCATCATTTCCTCTGCGGGAGACATGCTACCTCAG AAATATCTCCTTGAGAAGCGTGCAGTTGTTGACATTGATAATGGCAAATTATTAAATGAAGATAGTGATATCAGATCG GTCCTTCAGTTTTTAATGGATGATGTGTCTGACTTCTTGTCAACACATTTTTCTAGTTCAGTGGAGAGAAGCAAGACTGACGAGAAAGGCTGTGCTTCTACACTTCAAGCTTTCATTGATTATATATCTTTGAGGGAAACCGAAAATTTTCGATCCCGAAAGGAGGAAAATAAGAATTCTATCACATTAACAACTATTCATCAG TCAAAAGGTTTGGAGTGGGATGTCGTGTTTATTGTGCAG GCAAATGATTCAGAAATTCCTTTGTTGCATGAGTACAATTGTACTGTGAAAGAAGCTGGAAGTACACTGGAG GAGGAGAGGAGGTTACTCTATGTTGCAATGACACGAGCTCGGAAAAAGCTGTACATCTTGCATGTTACAGTTGACTCTAACCGTCAG CTTCTGCAACCTTCACGTTTCCTCAGAGAAATTCCAGTTCACCTTCTTGAGGTGCAG GGCGAAGAGACTCTGAGAAAAATGCCTGAACAGCCTTCAGGTGATATTCCTTTTGATGACTCTGAAGGGAATATATCAATCGGAAAGCCAATTATGGGACAGAacgaagtttcaccttatccAGAACTGGCTCAAGGATGCCTTGCTAATGATTTCTTGAGAAA GTTTGACATTGATGATAGATCGGTAGTCTCACATATATTTCATAATTGGGGAAAGAAGCAGGCATTTCAAAATCCAAAGAGATTACTTGAAAAG ATCAGTTTTGTGATTGATGAACGCCTACGTGGTAAAGGATACAAGCGCAAG GATGTCTTGCGAAAACTGAAGTTGTTCCTAAGCGGTGATGAAGCATTGGGCTACGCACAATAT GTTATCAAGTGGGAACAGATTCCAATAGAGAAGCGGAGCCAGTTGATGAGAGAAAG GAACATTTCCAAAAGCAGAGGATTGAGAACTCTATGGGTTCGTCAGAACCCACAGCCAAGCAG ATATCGTACCTTCGAAACCTGGGGTGCACCATCACTCCGACTTCTCGCTTGCACGCATCAAATCTCATCGAAAAGTACAAATCACTCTGACTTGGTCGACGGAATTTGTGCTAGAACCATAAGGCCATACACCTTATATGTTTATGTACATGCTGTCTATACTATGAATGTAGCAGTGTCCACTCCATTGTAG
- the LOC8077473 gene encoding bisdemethoxycurcumin synthase: MGSAPATIGDMRRAQRADGPAAVLGIGTANPPTCLAQDEYPDYYFRVTKSEHLTDLKGKLTRICNKSGIKQRFIHLDEQLLAANPDFTDRTLPSLDARVEIASAAVPELAASAAAKAIADWGRPATDITHLIFSTYSGARAPSADRRLASLLGLSPTVSRTILNLHGCYGGGRSLQLAKELAENNRGARVLVACSEITLIAFYGPEGGCPDNILGQALFGDGAGAVIVGADPVSPVERPLFEMAFASQTTIPETEDAISMQINKGGMEYHISNQVPRLLGCNVERCLVDAFGALGINNNDWNDLFWAIHPGGRAILDHIEGVLGLDDGKLAASRHVLSEFGNMSGTTVIFVLDELRRRRGLAVKQEEGKAPEWGVMMAFGPGITIETMVLRAPAANLEGN; the protein is encoded by the coding sequence ATGGGCAGCGCTCCCGCCACCATCGGCGATATGAGGCGTGCCCAGCGCGCGGATGGCCCGGCTGCCGTGCTAGGCATCGGCACGGCGAACCCGCCGACGTGCTTGGCCCAGGACGAGTACCCCGACTACTACTTCCGCGTCACAAAGAGCGAGCACCTCACCGACCTCAAGGGCAAGCTCACCAGGATCTGTAACAAGTCCGGCATCAAGCAGCGCTTCATCCACCTGGACGAGCAGCTCCTCGCCGCGAACCCGGACTTCACCGACCGCACGCTGCCCTCCCTGGACGCCCGCGTGGAGATCGCCTCCGCCGCCGTCCCGGAGCTGGCCGCGTCCGCCGCGGCCAAGGCCATCGCTGACTGGGGCCGCCCAGCCACCGACATCACCCACCTCATCTTCAGCACCTACTCCGGCGCGCGCGCGCCGAGCGCCGACCGCCGCCTCGCGTCCCTGCTGGGCCTCAGCCCCACGGTGTCCCGCACCATACTCAACCTCCACGGCTGCTACGGCGGGGGCAGGTCGCTCCAGCTCGCCAAGGAGCTCGCGGAGAACAACCGCGGCGCGCGCGTCCTCGTGGCGTGCTCCGAGATCACGCTCATCGCCTTCTACGGGCCGGAAGGCGGCTGCCCCGACAACATCCTGGGACAGGCTCTGTTCGGCGACGGCGCCGGTGCCGTCATCGTCGGCGCCGACCCTGTCAGCCCCGTGGAGCGCCCGCTGTTCGAGATGGCCTTCGCCTCGCAGACCACCATACCGGAAACCGAGGATGCCATCTCCATGCAGATCAACAAGGGTGGCATGGAGTATCACATCTCCAACCAGGTTCCCCGGTTGCTGGGATGCAACGTGGAACGCTGCCTCGTCGACGCGTTTGGCGCGCTTGGCATCAACAATAACGATTGGAACGACCTCTTCTGGGCGATCCATCCTGGTGGTCGTGCTATTCTGGACCACATCGAGGGAGTGCTCGGCCTAGACGATGGCAAATTGGCCGCCAGTCGCCACGTGCTCAGTGAGTTCGGTAACATGAGCGGCACAACGGTGATCTTCGTGCTCGACGAGCTGCGCCGCCGTCGGGGTCTGGCAGTCAAGCAGGAGGAAGGCAAAGCACCGGAGTGGGGAGTCATGATGGCGTTCGGACCGGGAATCACAATAGAGACCATGGTGCTGCGTGCCCCTGCCGCCAATCTGGAGGGAAATTag